One region of Gloeocapsopsis sp. IPPAS B-1203 genomic DNA includes:
- a CDS encoding CPP1-like family protein has protein sequence MGDQNYYEKLGVSEDATFDEIQEARNRLLQQYSGDYKHLEAVEAAYDAILMERLRMRQEGKIKVPEGIRFAERLTQVPPKENSSPVQKSPEWLQRLVDQPSLTDIILPATVFSGLSALSIFYTAASAQILQIALIVGVGTSFFFLYRKEKKFGRAVLLTGMGLVTGLIAGAIFGSLLLPQLSSLGISVEQFSTTLTFILLWLISSFLR, from the coding sequence ATGGGCGATCAAAATTACTACGAAAAGCTTGGGGTAAGCGAAGACGCGACATTCGATGAAATTCAAGAGGCTCGCAATCGCCTTCTGCAACAGTACAGTGGCGATTATAAGCACCTAGAAGCAGTCGAAGCAGCTTACGATGCCATATTGATGGAAAGGTTGCGGATGCGTCAAGAAGGTAAAATTAAAGTACCTGAAGGTATCCGTTTTGCAGAGCGGCTTACACAAGTACCACCGAAAGAAAATTCATCACCAGTACAAAAATCACCAGAATGGTTACAGCGGTTAGTTGATCAGCCAAGTTTAACAGACATCATTTTGCCAGCAACTGTATTTTCAGGATTAAGTGCTTTAAGCATTTTTTACACGGCTGCTAGCGCTCAAATTCTACAAATAGCATTGATTGTTGGTGTCGGCACTAGTTTCTTCTTTCTATACCGTAAAGAAAAGAAGTTTGGTAGGGCAGTACTGTTAACTGGAATGGGCTTAGTGACAGGACTCATTGCCGGAGCAATATTTGGTAGTTTACTTTTACCTCAACTCAGTAGTTTAGGAATCTCAGTTGAGCAATTTTCTACAACTCTGACGTTTATTTTGCTGTGGTTGATTAGCAGTTTCCTGCGATAG
- a CDS encoding HAD family hydrolase, translated as MLRLITDFDGPIIDVSERYYQVYQLCLQKTKLPNQRIRQLSKSKFWELKRARVSEKNIGIASGLDELQAQEFAQLRRDTVHTQPYFKYDRLAAGAVAALEEVQQAGIDLAVMTMRRVRELEYAFNQHDLGKFFPKNRCYCLSNDYVKTRDVDDKPLLMKRALLELPPAYETWMVGDTEADIVTAKKHGVKVMAVLCGIRDRAQLEIYQPDLIVNDLQEAVDILSYKSLPQVV; from the coding sequence ATGTTAAGACTTATCACAGACTTTGACGGTCCAATCATTGATGTATCAGAAAGATACTATCAGGTTTACCAACTTTGCCTGCAGAAAACTAAACTTCCGAACCAGCGCATTAGACAACTTAGTAAATCTAAGTTTTGGGAATTAAAAAGAGCAAGGGTTTCAGAGAAGAATATCGGTATAGCTTCTGGTTTAGATGAATTACAAGCACAAGAATTTGCTCAACTGCGACGCGACACAGTTCACACTCAACCATACTTTAAGTACGATCGCCTTGCAGCAGGTGCAGTTGCAGCTTTAGAAGAAGTGCAACAGGCTGGCATAGATCTGGCTGTTATGACTATGCGTCGCGTGCGAGAACTAGAATACGCTTTCAATCAACACGATCTTGGTAAATTTTTTCCAAAAAATCGGTGTTATTGCTTGAGTAATGATTATGTAAAGACGCGCGATGTTGATGATAAACCATTATTGATGAAGCGCGCACTTCTTGAGCTACCACCCGCTTATGAGACATGGATGGTAGGCGATACAGAAGCTGATATTGTGACTGCTAAAAAACATGGAGTTAAAGTGATGGCTGTGTTGTGCGGTATTCGCGATCGCGCTCAATTAGAGATTTATCAGCCTGATTTAATCGTGAATGACTTGCAAGAGGCAGTGGATATCCTCTCATACAAGTCTTTACCTCAAGTTGTTTGA